The sequence below is a genomic window from Synechococcus sp. PCC 7335.
GTCAAGTGTACTTTGATCGAAAATCCTCATTGGGTAGTTGAAGTGAACTATAGCGCTGATACTTATTCTCCGAGCGAAGTTGGTCAGCTTTGCGTCGACGCACTAGCCAACTATCGTACAGCCAGCGCCGATATCAAAAGCTTTACCATCATGGCTTTAGGTGGCGTCAAGAACACACCTGCTACTACGCCAGCACCTTCATTACAAACAGGAGAGTGGGGCGTAGACATTGTAGAAACAACTGATCCAGGAGTCTTTTTAGAAGAGATTAATTGGGAGACGCTGTCCCAAGCTAAGCCTGCAGAAGATGTCTTTAGAATTGAGTGCGAAGTTGAGTGATTCGTAACAAACTAGACGGTTGAGTAAGCTGCCAGAATTAAAGTGGCTCAGGGCTGAACGAGCAATTGAATAATGTGGCCAATATGGCGTCAATAATACACAGTAATGGTATGAAATTAACTCAAAAAACTCAAGATAAGTCTACTCGATCTGCAATTGCTGCTGATTGCGCGCAGCTAATTGATCAACAAGTTTCTAATAAAGGTGGACTTTCAGGTATGGCACTTAAGACTGCATACAAGGTGGTCAAAGGTATCAGCGCCGACTACATTCCGGGTGCTTTGATGCGGCTAATGCCAGAGACATTCTCCAATCTAGATCCCATCTGGGAAGAAGGTGTACACTCGGGCGATCCAGTTGCTTATATGAGCGAGAATAGCGATCGCACTGCCGATGCGATCTTATCTGCTACAGATGACCGGATTGCTAGAACTGGTCAGGGCGTTATCAGCGCGACGTACAATCGGCTGAGAAAATCCGTGAAATCAGATGTGGTAGCAGCTGTTCCTGGTCTCGCTGCGATTCTACAAAAACATGTCGAATAAACTTCACTAAATTCAGCAAATAGAACAACTACTCAAAGTCTCTAGTGAAGAGATCTCTCTATTTATTGCAACTGTCTAACAAGATGATATAGTGGTGAGCTGCTCGCAAATCAACAAACCATTAGCCTGTTCTATAGCAGCCAGCTTTTCTCCAGGTAGTATATTTAACCCAGTGTGTTCTGCTATAGTTTTGGTCTACTTAGCTTATGGCATAGTCATTGGCTATAACCCTTGTGTTTCAACAGGCTAGGTGACTCGCAATGCGCGAATGCATCCGCACCTTGCTATACTTTAGTGACTTTGCTATTTCTCTATGATTGCGATCTGATTATCAGGCACGGTCAGCTTAGCGGAATTTGACCGTACCTTAAAAAGATAGACCTAGGAAAAGGCAAGAACTGCCTTCTGAAGTGCTGACTTGATAGGCTTGCGGTTCAATCGTATTAGAGACTACTAACATCTTCTCACTATAAGCTGTGCCATCGATACTGCAGCTACCTTCTAAGACAAGTAGGTAATTCCCTGCGTATTGGTAGCTTTCTTCCGAAGTGCTTTTGATGAACAGCGCACTCATTCCACCCTCTGGATCTAGGGGAATATCATAGCGCTGTACGTTGTCTTGTACTTCTGTAAAAGGATAAATATCTTCTAAGTTCGGAGCGGCTGTGTCTATTTGAACAGGTATGTAGTCTTCGATCTCATCTGTATTGTCAAAGTCAGGTGGCGACGCATAGGCTAGGATGAAGAAACCGCTGCTGTCTGAGATCTCATGGCCGCTGCCGGGTGGATTAAAGTAAAGGGAGCCAGTCGGATAGGTGCCTTTGGCATCTGTTTGAGCGCCTTCAATGGTATACACTGACTCGGTCATCGCGTGATAGTGCAGCCCCACCTGACCATCGGGAACGGTGTACCACAAGATGCTGATGTGCTCGGCATCAGCCTCCCCGGCCAAAATAAGCTTTTCTAAGTTTGGTCTGAAAGTAAAAAAGTCGTAGTTTTCTGGATTTGTTGTAAGGTCAGCTAGATCAACAACCGTTGAACTCGTGACCGCTGAGCTAGTGACATCCGATTCTTCTACTTCAAGCGCGTTGGCGAAGCCTTTCCCACGGAGAATCACAGATTCGAAATTGTTCGTCACGTTAGCCTCACTTGAGCGAATGCAGGAGCCTGAAACAACCAATACTAGGGCTAATGCGGAGGAAAATCTACTGAGTTTCATGTCTACTTATTCCCCTTGAGCGGTTTTCAATAAGCTCTGACATACTTTGTCTGCGATCGACGTCCAGCCAATGATGCCACCTTGGGCTCGCAGCATCTGAATGGTGGCTTCTTTAAATTCTGGAAAATAGCTAGCGGTACAGTCTTCTACCAGCAAACATTCGTAGCCACGATCGTTAGCTTCGCGCATGGTGGATTGAACACAAACTTCGGTCGTGACGCCGGTGATTAGCAAGTGCGTGATGCTGTATTTTTGCAATATGGATGATAAAGGCGTGTTGTAAAATGCTCCCTTTCCAGGCTTGCGAATCACGACTTCATTCGGGCGCGGCGCAAGGGCAGGAATAATCGCGTTGCCGGGTTCGCCTCGGACTAAAATGCGTCCCATAGCGCTGCGATCGCCAATCCTCAATTTGGCATCGCCTCGGGTTAGCTTAGAAGTCGGGCAGTCAGACAGGTTGGGCGCATGACACTCTTGCGTATGTATCACTAGCAGATCGAGGTCACGAAAGGTGTGAAGCAACGTTTTTAGCTGGGGGACAATGGCCTGAAGCTGAGTGACGTCATTGCCTAGCGCATCACCGAAGCCACCTGGTTCTAAAAAGTCACGCTGCATGTCAATAATTACCAGCGCTAGGTGATCTAATGAATCAGGTAGCGGATAGTCGTAGGGCAGCGCCGGAATAGTGTTCATGGAATTATTCTGGTAATGTTCTTTGCGAATCACTGATTAGTGAACCACAACTATCAAGTTGTTCGTTAACTTACTAACAACTTGTTGTTGGTAGCTTGTTGTTGACAGCTTCTTAGTGGCCTGCCATAGCATGACCAATGGCGGCGTAGTCTGCGCTAGCAATTGGGCTCTGATAGGAAAACTGACCGCCGCTAATCACAATCAGCCTGTCAGATAGCTTCAGCAGTTCGTCGAGGTCTTCGCTGACGAGTAGAACAGCGACGCCTCGATTACGAGCGTCAATGATCTGAGTATGGATGAAATCAACGGCGGCGAAATCGAGACCGAAGCAAGGGTTAGCCGCTATCAATAGCTTGATGTGAGGGGTAGAGAGTTCTCTAGCGAGCACAGCTCTTTGTACGTTTCCTCCCGATAGATTTTGAACCGGCGTTTCAGGCGCGGGTGTTTTGACTGAAAACTGACTAATGAGGCCAACCGCCATTTGTCGAATGGCGCGCAAACTGAGTAGCGGACCCTTTGCCTGAGGGGGTCTATCAAAGGTGCGCAAGGCCATATTCTCGGCTACGCTCATGTGGCCTACACAGGCATTTCGCAAAGGCTCTTCGGGCAGGGCAAATACCTGATGCTGATACATCTCGGCGCGGGTGGCACCATAGCGTTCGCCATTGACTTGCACT
It includes:
- a CDS encoding DUF2656 family protein encodes the protein MTDSLKSRMLLSHNFTLIESEVHPLNREQFADVFVKRLSEKPGVKCTLIENPHWVVEVNYSADTYSPSEVGQLCVDALANYRTASADIKSFTIMALGGVKNTPATTPAPSLQTGEWGVDIVETTDPGVFLEEINWETLSQAKPAEDVFRIECEVE
- a CDS encoding cupin domain-containing protein, translated to MKLSRFSSALALVLVVSGSCIRSSEANVTNNFESVILRGKGFANALEVEESDVTSSAVTSSTVVDLADLTTNPENYDFFTFRPNLEKLILAGEADAEHISILWYTVPDGQVGLHYHAMTESVYTIEGAQTDAKGTYPTGSLYFNPPGSGHEISDSSGFFILAYASPPDFDNTDEIEDYIPVQIDTAAPNLEDIYPFTEVQDNVQRYDIPLDPEGGMSALFIKSTSEESYQYAGNYLLVLEGSCSIDGTAYSEKMLVVSNTIEPQAYQVSTSEGSSCLFLGLSF
- a CDS encoding cysteine hydrolase family protein, whose translation is MNTIPALPYDYPLPDSLDHLALVIIDMQRDFLEPGGFGDALGNDVTQLQAIVPQLKTLLHTFRDLDLLVIHTQECHAPNLSDCPTSKLTRGDAKLRIGDRSAMGRILVRGEPGNAIIPALAPRPNEVVIRKPGKGAFYNTPLSSILQKYSITHLLITGVTTEVCVQSTMREANDRGYECLLVEDCTASYFPEFKEATIQMLRAQGGIIGWTSIADKVCQSLLKTAQGE